The window CCttgtgtttggactttggattgAGGTTTTTTCATGTGTGTATTTGATTGCTTATGTTTACTATTGCTCTTTTTTGTTAACCGAGCTCATTCTCCACCTCTACCCGTAGATGTCTCAAGTTGTGGTTGAATGATACAAGCTTAATAAATAGCTCATTTTTTAGCATGATGTGTTTGAAGATGAGTTATAGATATATGAGATTTGAAGAGAGACAAGAGAGGGGATGGCATAGAGATATAGTATGTGTGATTTTTACAAAACTCTAAAGTttcgatcttttttttttaatgtattttttgttttaaggtGGTTttaagagggtttttttttttttttttgataatggtTTAAAGAGGTCTAACCGAGGGTATTTCACGCTGTTAGATAATAAAGTGATAAAGTCAAAATAAACCTAGCCACAAATGGGTTTATAGTTTACTATAATTTctataaagtaataaaaacaaaatatttaaatgtaaaCAAAATCAATCCAGTGATAttcaacagaaaataaaagtcAAGATTACCGTGATTTCCTTGACTATGTATATGAGGTAACTTGTATGGCATAAACACAACACAaggaaaaaaagggggaaaaattcAATGTTCAAGAGAGAGAGGTTGTTAATGACAAAGCCCcggagaaaaaaaaacaaatcaaggtTTTCATTATCAAGTTCCATTCGTTGATGAttctaaagaaaagaagatggTTCCATTCGTAGATGCCTTGATGGCATAAACAAAACCCAGGAGGATTATGGTTTtacgcaattttttttttttttttttttttttttttttttttttttttttttctgatatgTTGTAGCACACCATTTAAAAAGGATTAATAACTATTAGTTAAGGATTTTTtaataaggaataattattttttgttttaaataataattatttatcagaagaaaaaaaatgattctttGTAATAAAAACGCAACTATACAAGGGTTGGTTATTCATAAAGTATAGTTATTGTTATTTCATTAGAGGTTCTATTATACCAAACAGTGCTAATTGTGTTTACAAAGAGCTTCCTTAACCTCTCAGTTACCCCAGCTCCCTCATAGTATATAATAAACAGTAGTATAAGGAAGCAAAAGATAATAACTTGATAATTATTAAGATAAACTTTACGTACCCACCCCCATGCTAGAATGGCACAATAATTATAATCTCCCACAGAAATATACCAACAGTAAATCCCATCATCATTATAAACATAGTGCTACATTATTAAATAAGAAACCAGTagtttatccaaaaataaaaataaaaatatataaataaaccaaagattttccttttatcttcaaTATAAATGGGCCCTATATATATTAGAACATCAAAAGACTTGGATCCTATTCAagtcctttattttattttatattgatgGACAAGTCCTTTATTCTTTATGTAGATACTTATTTTGTCACCCCATTTATATTGGTATTGGGTCTATAAGCAATAATGCAACATTATCTTTCATCTCTTTTCCAACGTGAGTGTAGTTATCCCCTTCCTTGTAAATGATATCTAATGATTGTGTAAGATTAAGACAACGCATAAGTAAAGGCTTGGGAACAACAGTAGGTCTTATACACTCCTCATTAATGTCCTTCCATGCATTAGCAACTTGCTTGTTGAATTCATCATGGACTACTTGCTCTGAGACACCATGTTGCTTCATGTAGCATTCAACTGCTGAGGGAACATGCCCTCTCTCTTGCTCAAACTACatacaaagtttttcaaaaggGTAAGTAGAAAGTTGGAAACACATATGAAATAGACCTCTCACACTAGCTTGTGAAACTTGATAAGATTTTTTGATCGCATACCTTATGTGACTTCATGTCATCCATGAGTCTACCAATTACGGATGAAGCTGTAATAATCTTGGGGTTGCTGAAGGTCCAATCAAATGCCTCTTTTGTAACGATGTCACCCATGCCAAGGAAAGAGTTAGTTGTGAGCATAGGTATACCAGAGCTTTCAAGTGCAACATGCATATACTCCTCCATTGTTGGGATGTAATTTTGGTAGAACCATTTGGCTTCATCAAAGTAGGCCCGAACCAAACGTTTCATCTAAGGTTTAAACAACATGAATGAAATAAGTACGTAGCATGAAAAAGTAgacaaaaaaacatgaaaagttAAGTTGCTTGACGCTTACAGCATCTTTTGCATAGCTAACACGGTATGATCTTTCTTTCTTGGCCAACTCATTTTCAATTGCTTCAAATACATCAAAGAGTGCACGACAACATATTTGCATGTATTCTGGAAGTTGATCTATGCAGCTAATATCCCACCTAAAAATATCATGTACCAATTACAAAAGTTAGATTGACATTATACATCATAgtcttaacatatatatattaattaattcaatttatgAACCTCTCAATTGCTTCTGTGAAGGGTTCGAGTTCTTCAAGTGTGCCATAAGCATCATATATATCGTCTAGAATAGATGTCATGGAAATAACTTTGGTTAATATTTTTCTTGCAAGTGAATATTGGGGCTCAAAGTAGACCAAGACTATCCAAAAGTAGCATTCAACAATCCTATCTCTTGCAAAAGGTAGCTTCTTTGCAAAATCTAAATCTTTCCACCACCTACAATTTgaatataacaattaaaattaatttattgtaaGTAACCAAATATTTATAGCAAAATGATAGGGTTGcca of the Quercus robur chromosome 10, dhQueRobu3.1, whole genome shotgun sequence genome contains:
- the LOC126703336 gene encoding sesquiterpene synthase 2-like, whose amino-acid sequence is MSIQVSGAQSQNAKSEVVRRTANFHPSIWGDRFISNTSEDKDIHFCKVREVEELKDEVRNELFAMGHLSQQLGLINALQRLGVAYHFEREIQEALEHIYTTFNDKIDVDDLYKVSLSFLLLRQEGFKVSCDVFKKFKDEDGQFKESLTSNVEGMLAFYEATHLRMHGEDILDEALEFTTTHLKSTASLIGNPLAAQITCALKQPLHKGIPRLEARQYISFYEQDASHNKVLLKFSILDFNLVQSLHKEELSYVTRWWKDLDFAKKLPFARDRIVECYFWIVLVYFEPQYSLARKILTKVISMTSILDDIYDAYGTLEELEPFTEAIERWDISCIDQLPEYMQICCRALFDVFEAIENELAKKERSYRVSYAKDAMKRLVRAYFDEAKWFYQNYIPTMEEYMHVALESSGIPMLTTNSFLGMGDIVTKEAFDWTFSNPKIITASSVIGRLMDDMKSHKFEQERGHVPSAVECYMKQHGVSEQVVHDEFNKQVANAWKDINEECIRPTVVPKPLLMRCLNLTQSLDIIYKEGDNYTHVGKEMKDNVALLLIDPIPI